A window of the Microcaecilia unicolor chromosome 5, aMicUni1.1, whole genome shotgun sequence genome harbors these coding sequences:
- the EMC8 gene encoding ER membrane protein complex subunit 8 → MTVMKLTTQAYCKMLLHGAKYPHCTVNGVLVAEKQKRKEGHQVLFVDCIPLFHGTIALAPMLEVALTLIDSWCKENSYVIAGYYQANERVKDASPNQVAEKVASRIAEGFNDAVLIMVDNNKFTMDCLHPIIHLYEHHDNRWRIRDLHNDFCEDWLEAQRIAISLLDSRSYESLVDFDNHLDDIRNDWTNPEINKAILDLC, encoded by the exons ATGACGGTCATGAAGCTGACCACTCAGGCGTACTGTAAGATGCTGCTGCATGGTGCTAAGTATCCCCACTGCACTGTCAATGGCGTTCTGGTGGCCGAAAAACAGAAACGAAAAGAGGGTCACCAGGTGTTGTTCGTGGACTGTATTCCGCTCTTCCATGGTACTATAGCATTGGCACCTATGTTGGAGGTGGCTTTAACTCTG ATTGATTCCTGGTGCAAAGAGAACAGCTATGTGATAGCAGGATATTACCAAGCCAATGAACGTGTGAAGGATGCCAG TCCAAACCAGGTTGCCGAGAAAGTAGCTTCCAGGATTGCAGAGGGATTTAATGATGCTGTACTCATAATG GTGGACAACAATAAGTTTACAATGGATTGTCTACATCCCATCATTCATCTGTATGAACATCATGACAACAGGTGGAGAATCAGGGACCTGCACAA TGATTTCTGTGAAGACTGGCTGGAAGCTCAAAGGATCGCTATATCGCTGCTCGACAGTAGGTCCTATGAATCCCTTGTGGATTTTGATAACCACCTGGATGATATACGGAACGATTGGACAAACCCAGAGATAAACAAAGCCATCCTGGATTTATGTTGA